The Labeo rohita strain BAU-BD-2019 chromosome 10, IGBB_LRoh.1.0, whole genome shotgun sequence genomic interval TCTCTTATCAAAATGTGACACTTGCATAACATAAAAAGTATAGCATTGATGGTGTCtatgtttatttgatcattatACTTACCAGACAAAGGAAGAGGAGGAAGGAAATTAGGTTCTTCTTTGGTTCCTGAAGAATGAGATGCAGCTTACACTGGGGGGCCTCTGTTTCTGAATTGATGTAATGTTGCCTCTCCATGCTGGCAGACTGTTTTAAAATTCAAACACAACATAACTctaagtaatatttaataattcagtGAACATTTTGCCAAATTCTAAACAGGAGAATTTCTTACTCTTTGGTCTCTGAGAATCTGTCACATGAAAGATCCAAAGTACAGCCCAAAGGCAACATCATTGGGTGGGCAGAGAACAAGATGACTGATTGTCTGTCACTGTTGGGATTTAGACTGTGAATTGCATTGTGGACCCCAGACTTTAAGCATTGTTTCAAACTTGCATATATGAACGGATTTTTTAGATTAATGTGCTaagtgtttatttgttgttaaacCAGAAGCCTTGGCTTAAAGCAGAAATATACTCTCTCCTCAAAACATGAGACGCTGCTTTCAGGTCAGGTAACAAAATTAAAGGTAAAGTTTGTATATACCCAGAAGATCCAGGAACACCTGGAGAGCCACCAGCACTCCAGGTTTGAGGTAAAAAGAACTCTGCTGAGAGTTAAGGCTGCTGACCCATATGGCATTCCTGGCCAGATGCTGAAAAGATGCTTGACCCAGCTGATAGATGGCCTTACAGACATCTTTACCATCTTACTAGCACAATCTGTGGTCCCAATATTCAAAACTGCTATGGCTGTGCCAATGAAATCATCAATAACCTGCCTTAATGACTTTAACTCTGTGGCAATGGGTGTCATTGTCATGAAATGGCCATGACTCACACCAAAACCATCAAACCACCCACACTGAACCCCTTACAGTTTGCTTACAAACACAACTGCTCCTCTGAGGATGCCATATCATGTCATTCGACTCTCTCACACTTGCAGCACAAAGACAGTTGTCAAAATGGGGTTCTTTGACTTCAGCTCAGCATTCAACAACATTAAACCAACACACTTTGCAGCTGAGTCCTGGAGTTCTTGACTGACAGAACTCAGGCAGCAGGAGTCTGTGAAAATACATTGCACTCTTTCGCTCTAAACACCGGCGCCCCTAAGGGCTGTGTTCTCAGCTGCTTACTGTTTACGGTACTCACTTATGACTCTGTTGCCCAGCATCAGAATAACCACCTCATCAAGTTTGCTGGTGACACAACAGTGTCATAGCCTTATCACAGATAAGAGACCTTGAGCTGTGCAGTGACACAATTATTCTCTTCAGCAAGACAAAAGAGAAGAATGTTTGCTACAGGACTCCATTGCAACTCATCTCCCCCTGCACATCAATCATGAACTTAGTTCGGAACCACTGCTCTAGAATAATTTCAGATAGCTCTGCTCTATAATCTGTCTGGATAGCGCTGCTCTGAAGATTGTTCGGCTAGTGTTGCTCTATAATCTTTTCAGATAGTGCTGCTCTATAATAATTTCAGATAATGCCGCTCTGAAGTCTGCTCAGCTAGTGTCGCTCCAAAATATGCTGAGATAGTGCTGCTCTAGAATCATTTCAGATAACACCACTCTAAAATCTGCTCATCTGCTCAGCTAGTGTCGCTCTACAATATGCTCAGATAGTGCTGCTCAAGCATAATTTCAGATAACGCCACTGAAGTCTGCTCAGATAGTGTCACTTCATACTCTGCTTGATTAGTGCTGCTCTAGAATCATTTCAGATATCACCACTCTAAAGTCTGCTCATCTGCTCAGCTAGTGTCGCTCTACAATATGCTCAGATAGTGCTGCTCAAGCATAATTTCAGATAACGCCACTGAAGTCTGCTCAGATAGTGTCACTTCATACTCTGCTTGAATAGTGCTGCTCTAGAATAATTTCAGATTGCACTGCTCTGAAGTCTGCTTAGCTTTTTTTGCTCTAGAATCTGTTCTGATAGTGCTGCTCTAAAGTCTGCTCAGCTAGCATTGCTGTAAAATCTTTTTGGAACATGTTGCTCTAGAATAACTTTAGTTAGCACCACTCTGAAGTCTGCTCAGATAGTGTCGCTCTATGATCTGCTCAAATAGTGCTGCTCTAGAATAATTTCAGATAGTGCTGGTCTACGATCTGCTAAAATACTGCTGCTCTAGAAAAAGTTCAGATAACACTGATGTGAAGTCTGCTCATCTTGTGTCACTCTATAATCTGCCCATATAGTGCTGCTCTATAATCATTTCAGATAGCACTGTTCTGAAGTCTGCTCAGATACTTTCTCTCTGTAATCTGTTAGATAGTGCTGCTctataataatttcaaatagcACTGCTCTGAAGTCTTAGCTTGTTTTGCTCTGTAATTTATTTGGATAGTGAAAGTGCTGCTCTGAATTCTGCTCAGCTAGTGTTACTCTGTAATCTTTTTGGATAGTGCTGCTCTAGAATAAATTCAGATAGCGCCGCTCTGAAGTGTGCTCAGATAGTTGCTCTATGATCTGCTAAAATAGTGCTGCTCTAGAAAAATTTCAGATAACGCTCTTCTGAAGTCTGCTCAACAAGTGTAACTTTATAATCTGCCCATATAGTGCTGCTCTATAATAATTTCAGATATCACTGCTCTGCAGTCTGCTCAGATAGTGTTACTCTTTAATCTGTTTGGATAGTGCTGCTCTAGAATAATTTCAGCTAGTGTTGCTCCATGATCTGCTCGAATAGTGCCGCTATAGAATAATTTCAGATAGCACTGCTCTAAAGTCTTTTTAGCTAGTGTCACTCTATAATCTGCTCATATTGTGCTGCTCTAGAATAATATCAGATAACACTGCTCTGAAGTCTGTTCCCGCTAGTGTCACTATCTGCCCAGATAGTCTTGCTCTAGAACAGAAAGTGCTGCTTATAAGTCTGCTCAGATGGTGTTGCTCTATAATTTGTTTGGATAGCGCTGCTCTAGAATAATTTCAGATAGCACTGCTCTGAAGTCTGTTTAGCTGGTGTTGCTCTATAATCTTTTTGTATAGTGATAGTGCAGCTCTGAAATCTACTCAGCTAGTGTTGCTCCATAATCTGCTCAGATAGTGCCACTCTACAATAATTTCAGATAACGCTTCTCTGAAATGTGCTTAGCTAGGGTCGCTCTACATTCTGCTCATATAGTGCTGctctaaaatagaaatttcagaTAGCACTGATCTGAAGTATCTGTTTGGTTAATGCTGCTTTGGAATAAACTGCTCATGAGTCTTATCAGTaagtgttgttttaaaatgttaacgTACAGTGCAAATCTAGAATAATTTTAGCGCATTTCTGAAGTATGCTCAGATATTGTTGCTCTATAATCTGTTCAGACAGTGCTGTAAAATAAACTCAGAGCTGTGTGTTGTTTCTCAGGCCTGCTCAACTAGTACTACACTTGTTTCtactcaaattaaattaaatatatgaaatgtgCTTTCTAAATAACCTTGTCTTGCCTTGGTCCGACTCTCTAGTGTGATTTCTTTTGTAGGCACGTTGTTGTGTACCCACTCAATTCCAACAGCAGTTGATATATTGAAAGTTCACTCTGGTAGAGGTCAAGACAAATGGATTGATCTGATTAAAGGTTATGAAGTTGTTATGAGGAAGTCAACAATAAATCTGCAACCTTTATAAGCAAGAATCACCGTCACTCTCACCAAAATCCCTTGTATATCATGCTGCTCTGTTTTTTATAGCACCAGTGCAGTGCCACTGACGCAGCTACCCTGGTGTTCCTGTGGGGATATCAAGGACTGTTTGTGTTGAAGGTGCCATATGTGGTTGTTTGGGACAGGTTGAGCAGTCAGTGGTCAAGCCAGAGATTAATTGGAGCCTGCTATGTTGACATTGCTTACCGTACACGATACACTCGACTGACTCACTGTAGCCATGTCAATAATGCAGCAGGTGCCAAGGTCTGTAGGTGACAACATGACAGTCTagcaaaaatacacacatgccCACATGACATTGAGCATTGTTATCAACCAAATCACAGTATAACACACAAATACAGCCAGGAAAGAAACAGCCTTGCTCTCTGCAATGAATTTGCTGGTGTGATTATGCAACACTCCCCACTGCCTGTTAGGGCAGATGTGTAGTGAAGCAAATTAGTGTTTGTAGATATTTACAACTCTTAAGTGCTTAAATTCTGTGTATTTTTGGagaattaaaaatgttctttgtaGTTCTTTGGTGAGCAATACTAATTCTCTTTCATGGCAATATTTAACACATGCTGGCCCTCAAAAATGAtgctagcccctgatgttttatTGATGCTGTTTTTAGGGAGGTTGAATTATTTAGCGATGCTCTAAATGTTTAGAGCAACGCTTACTGtctttttatattcaaataagaacaagaaaaaaagtgaggGCCCTCACAGGATTCCTCATGCCATTCAAGATGATTCGCACGCAAGCGAACTTTCACAGATGCGTGCATTTCCATGAGGATGAGTCCATTTTTGAAGCcgtgtttaatatttttctttaaagctgCAATTCCTTAGACAATTTCCTCactcttacttttttattttgctcaCTGTGTGTCTTTTAGCACGTCTCTCACCTTACTCATCTTTGATGTGTTTGTCATTTCTGTTGCTGGTGGTGGAACCATCTATGGGTGGCTAGAGAGCATAGTAACATGTGGCGTGTTGCAACGCCATCAGTTTAACCAATTAAAAATTAACTGCAGGGGTAAAATCCCCACAATCATCCTGATGTGACAATGGAAAATATTTTATCTTCATGTTTTGATAAACTAACAATAACGTGTCTAAGCAGACAGTGTGGGTTGTAATAACAGCACATTCAAAGAGATTCTGTGAGACCACCTTGACTTCCTTTTAAGATCTGGGttcttttaatgtgttttctcATTGTCTTTGTCCTCCAGGCAGATGGACAGAAGGGCGTCGATGGAGGTCTGCTGCCTGATGCCAACGGGCGGGACGGGGACCCCAGCGGGCAGAAGGAGAGCAACGGGAAGTGGCAGAAGCCGCGCATCTCCCGCAAGTCCCTCATGAAATGCTGTCTGGTCAAATGGATCATCGCCAGTGCGGCGCCCCAGGGCTCAAGTAAAAACCCAGAAAATGTTTTGAACGCTATGTGCTAGCCATGATCCAGATGGAGGAGTggagggaacaaattagtaagAAGAGGTTTAAAATAGCATTCTTAAAATTGTATACAGGCCTTTAAGAAATATACAGTATAGTACTTGCTTCTTGTATGACACGACCACAGGTAAATGTTCATGCCCCATTTATGTGCACTTAGCTCATATATAGCATCATTCAAATCAAAACATTACTTGAAAATAGCATATGTACCACTCCAGGTTTCCCATTTCACGCTCCCTTTGGTGAACAAAATGCCGCTTAGAGCGATGTtgaactgagaaaaaaacaggCTTTTTTTCAAAACCCACTCCTTGCTTCATTCAAAATTCCACGTTAGTTTCCAGTTGTGCTGTTAACACATGTAAGTGATACAAACCGTGAAATGTCCCCAAGCTGTTACATTCTATATCAGCACTCTTGGACCAGTCGAATTACACTAAATCAGTATACTGTATGTGAATTTTATTTGTCAAGCAACATTCTAAGAGCAGTGATATAGAAGTCCAACAttgtttttcactgtatttttcacTCATcctttattaaattttatgcaAAGACTTtcttgttgcctttttccctatcacgttttagatataagaaattatatatcagttgaaaacttaaaatctcaaaattcatattttgaaaggcattttaaaatcagacattgcatttccattgaaaatgtacattaaaatcatattacataatgcatttgttcgtgaattattaaaatttaagtttgaATAGTGCATTTTCACATCTATGTTCAAattgggagtgacagttaatgGGTTAAACCAAATTAATTCTGCTATGATTGTCAtagacaaaatgacaaaacctGCACACATTATGCGTTatgttgttttctaaaaaaaaaaaaaaaaaaaaagaaatcattcaaTTAGTCacaagtaatttaatttataggTCTAACAAAGCAAATCTAATGCGAaaactgtttctattttaatataatttaaaatgcacttcattactgtgatggcaaagatgaattttcagcaaacGTTatatcttcagtgtcacacaatccttgagaaatcattctaatatgttgatttgctgctcaagaaacatttactattattatcaaaaagtgatatttttttgggaaaaccATGATACAGTTCTTTAAgtgattagttcacttccagaaagtttcctgataatttattcacccccatgtctAATTAATccaattaattacatgatgtttcaattaattaattaattaattgcaaaataaatttgatagtgaaaatacccacaaaagattatttaaagctattttgtgttaaatgggAAAGTATCAATTAGACATTAAAAtttgtagctttagaaataaatattgtatttgattcaacatgaaatttattacacaaacattttggCTGCAACGACCTAATGTAAAATATGGAAtataaaagaagatcatttgagaaacatctcagtattttttgttcatgcgatgaaagtcatggtaaccaacagtcttcaaaataacttacatgcaagatgtttgtgtctttctttcttcagtcaaaaagaaaatcaaggttttagaggaaaacattccaggatttttctccatatagatGACTTCAATGCAAAACaatgagttgaaggtccaaattgcagtttcaatccAGCTTCAAAAGGCACTTCACTATCCCGGccaaggaaaaataaaaatgtatatactatttaaccacaaatgctcgtcttgcactaacttgacctcacgcattatgtaGTTACATCAGAAAGGTCACGcattttagaaaatgaagaaatctttttgctaaacaaaaacccttatttcttggctgggattgtgtatgCAGCCCTGGATTTTCAGTGAagctctttgaagctgtattgaaactgcaatttggaccttcaacctgctgatccccattgaagtccattatatagagaaaaatcctgaaatgttttcctcgaaaaccttaatttcttttcaactgaagaaaaaagacacaaacttgatcttggatgacatgtgggtgagtaaattatcattctggaagtgaactaatcctttgagattctttgatgaatagttctgaaaacagcatttgaaataagaaatcttttgcaacaatataataacttactgccattttttatttatttaatgcatacttgctgaataaaagtaataatttcttttaaaaaaaaaaaccttaccaCATGTGTACTTTCTAATATAGTGCGGCTGCTACTGTTCAGCAACACTGCTTTACTAGACATTCAAACCTGATGTCATATTTTCCTGTTCTTACAGCATCGCTCTCCCCCTTcttatctgtttttgctttcATCCTCTTTCACTGATCCTACTCTTCTGTCCTTCTCCCAATAACATTCCAATGCTGTAGTTAATTATCTTTCTGTAACAACCGAGGTATGTTTTAATCCACGTTATATGCAGggtttgtgctgtttttaatatgtaacCTGTGTCAAAGCGCTTAGGGACCGTGTGAGGGGACAGCGTGTGTCTGAGCTGCAACATCCGGTGTAAATAATTGACAAAGCACCTCTGTGTGTGCACACAGCGAGTAATGTAGCATGCGTGTGTGCCTACATCTGCAGGGCTGAGACCCCAGTTCACTTTCATCCCTACATCCTATCAGCATTTCTTGTAGCCTGTAGTGTCAtctagtttctttttttttatatgcagaCAAGGCCCCTACCTGGGCTGTTTACCAAACAAATCCTCAGATTAATTTTCTCAAtggcatttaaaatgtacattcatGTGCACTTAAAATAGGacaattgtaaattattttatttcttgttcatttttttagaGGCTTACTGGACTAGTGACCAAAATAACACACTGC includes:
- the LOC127171598 gene encoding calsenilin-like, with the translated sequence MQADGQKGVDGGLLPDANGRDGDPSGQKESNGKWQKPRISRKSLMKCCLVKWIIASAAPQGSSKNPENVLNAMC